Below is a window of Verrucomicrobiales bacterium DNA.
AAGCGGTCGAAAGTTTCATTGACCATGCGCTGAACCATCGCTCGCTCCTCCTCACTGATCTCCTCCTCGCGCTTGTCGCCGCTCAGCATGTCCTTGAACTTCCCACTCTTGAAGACCTCAGGTCGGATGCCAACTTTGTCCATCAACCCGCGATAGTTGAATCCATGCATGATCACCCCGATGCTGCCGGTGATGGTCAGCTCGTTGGCGACGATCCAGCGGCATGGAGCGGACACGTAGTATCCTCCTGAAGCGGCTAGATTTGCCATCGAGGCGATGATGGGCTTGCGATGCTTTTCCTGAAATTCCTTGAGCAGCTGATACATGTCATCCGAGGCCAGCACTTCTCCTCCCGGGGAGTCCACTTTGAGAATGACCGCCTTGATGCGGTCCTCATCGGCCGCCTTCTCAAGCTGGTGTTTCAGCAAGTCCACCATGCTGTGCCCCACACTTTCCAACGGAGCCGAGGTAATGATTCCTTCCATCGGAATCACCAAAATGCGCTCGTCCGAGTCCCCCTCCTCCTGAATTATCTCCACCAGCCTGGGGCCGTGATCCGTCGCCGCCATCGGCCCACCGGGTATCCCACCTCCGAACAACCCTCCAAGCATGCTCCCTAACATGAGAAAAACCAGAAGCACGAGTCCGCCTCCGCCCAGCAGGATGAGCATCAGCCAGAAGAGCCCGCTTCGTCCGCGACGCGGTGCAGATCCCGTCGGAGCGGGGCCAGCTTGGCTGAATCGCTGCGGCTCGCGCGCAATGACCGGGGGCACTTGGCGTGGGGGGGCAGACTGAGTCGGCTCCGGCTCGGCCGCCGGCACTGGCGGAATCGGCGGAGGCACTGGCGAGGTTTCACCCGGAGCATTTTGTTGATCCATACCGGCGCAACCTAGACAAAGATCTGGCCCCCAGCAAGTCCTAGCATCATCGCCGGCCTAGGAGGGGCCGATGCCCCTCTTCAGGCCTTCCTTCCGTCACGCCGAAGGTTTGGGCGCAGTGTCGCGACGAGGAAACAGCGCTGCGGGTTCCCCTACCGGGTGCCCCGCTTCGAGTTTTCCCCAGGCAGAGTCGGCAAACCGATCCGGCGTGCCCGACAAGCCGAGCTGTTGGAACATCTTCTGGGAAGTCGCTGGGACGACCGGCCAAACCAGAATCGCCAGGATGCGACACACCTCGACCAGGTTATAGAGCACCTCATCCAGCCGCCCTGCTTGGGCAGGATCCTTGAACAGCTTAAAGGGAGCGGTCTGGTCGACATATTGGTTCGCTCGAGTCACCAGCGCCCAGGTGTTGACCAAAGCCTCCTGCAGTTCGTAGCCCTCGTAGCACTCGCGAACGGCTTGAACCGCCCGCGCCGCATCTGGCGCCAATTCGTCGTGCCGAGCCGGAACGATGCCATTCCGGTACTTCTTGAGCATGGACAGGGCCCGATTCACCAGGTTCCCCAAACCGTTCGCCAGCTCCGCATTATACCTCGACGCGAAGCCACCATCGGTCCAGTTGCCGTCCGGCCCCACACTGAGTTCCCGAACAACATAGTATCGGAATGCATCCACTCCCCAATCGTTGATGACTTCGACTGGATCGACGGTCACCCCCGTGCTCTTGCTGATCTTCTGACCGTCCTTCTGCCACCATCCATGAACCACCAGCTTCTTCGGCAATGGAAGCTCCGCGGCTTTCAGCATAATCGGCCAATAGACCGCATGAAATTTGACGATGTCCTTGCCCACGACATGCACGTCGGCCGGCCAGAGGGAGGGTCCCGAGCTTGGGCCTGCACCCGCGGCCACCCTGATCCATTCCGGAAGCCCCGGATCGCCCAGCGCCGCCGGAACCGTGATGTAGTTTGTTAAGGCGTCGAACCACACATAGGTCACGTAGTCGGGGTCGAAAGGCACCTGGATGCCCCAGGTCAAGCGTGCCGAGGGACGAGTGATGCACAAATCCTCCAGCGTGTTGTTCTTCAGAAAACCGAGCACCTCGTTACGACGGTAGTCGGGATAGATGAAATCCGGATTGTTCTCGATGTGATCAATCAGCCACTGCTGGTGCTGTCCCAGCTTGAAGTAGTAATTGTTCTCCTTGAGTTGCACGACATCGCCGTATTCGGGATCGAAGGTGCCGTCGGGCCGACGGTCTTTCTCGGTGAGAAAAGTCTCCGCCTTCGAGGAATACCATCCCTGATACTCCTGCACATAGAAGTGTCCGCGTTCGTGAAGTCGGTTCAAGACCGCTTGAACGACTGCCTTGTGACGCGGCTGGGTGGTGCGAACGAACTCATCGTTTGTGAGGTTGAGCGTGCCAGCGAAGCGCTGCCAATCCACTGCCAATCCATCACAATACTCCTGGGGGGACTTGCCTGCTTTGACTGCAGCCTGTTGCACCTTTTGGCCGTGCTCGTCGAGTCCCGTCAAGTAGAAGACTTCACCCCCCATGCTGCGCCGCGCGCGGGCGATCACATCCGTGATCACCTTCTCATAAGCGTGGCCCAAATGCGGTTGGCCGTTGACGTAGTCAATGGCGGTCGTGATGTAAAAGCGCTTCGACATGCGCCCCCAGTCTGGCCGAGGATTGAAAGCATATCAAGGAGTTGCGATTTTGGATTTTGGATGGCCGATGGCTTTCCTTCGGCAAATCCAAAATCGCAAATCCAAAATCCAAAATCGCCACCCCTTTCCCATTGCCTTTGCTTTCTTCCTCCCTAAATACTGACCTCCTATGAAGCCGCTGCTGTCCTGCATCGCATTTGCCCTGCTGCTGTCCCTCAACCTTCAGGCCGCTATCCAGACCGAGACTGTCGTGTATCGCTCCGACGGTGTGGAGTTGGAAGGCTTTCTCGCATACGACAAAGCCAAGTCCGGCCCCCGGCCCGGCGTGTTGGTCGTTCACCAGTGGAAGGGCTTGACGGATTACGAGAAGAAGCGCTGCGAAATGCTCGCCAAGCTGGGCTACACCGCGTTCGCGGTGGATATCTATGGCAAGGGCATTCGTCCGGCGACCACTGCGGATGCGGGCAAACTGGCCGGACAATACAAATCGGATCGCACCCTTCTTCGCGCGCGCGTAAACGCCGGCCTGGAAGCCTTGCGCAAGTCAGGCCAGGTGGACGCGAAGCGCATCGCCTGCATCGGCTACTGCTTTGGCGGCACCACCGCCTTGGAATTGGCCCGGAGCGGCGCCGATGTAGCAGGCGTTGTCAGTTTTCACGGAGGCTTGAGCACGCCCAGTCCGGAGGATGCCAAGAAGATTCGCGGCAAAGTGCTCGTGCTCCACGGCGCGGACGACCCTTACGTTCCTGCCCCGGAGGTCACTGGGTTTCAGGAGGAAATGCGCCAGGCCAAAGTGGACTGTCAGTTTGTGGCCTACAGCGGAGCGGTTCATAGCTTCACGCACTGGGATGCCGGTTCGGACAATAGCAAAGGCGCGGCCTACAACGAGAAAGCTGATCACCGTTCCTGGGAAGCCATGCGCACCTTCTTCGCCGAGCTGTTTGGAGAACATTCCCGTTAGCAGATCGCTGTCTCGCTCGGCTCTCCGCCTGCCGCAAGTTACCTGGCGGATGGCCCATCCAGGCTGACGGGGGTTTCGCCCTGCTGTAGATCCAACCTTCCCCACGACCCAAACTCACGACCAAACGGTCGAACGTACGTTCAGCCGGTTGGTCGTCCGATTCCGGGGAGAGGGGCAAGCGTATTCCATCTCCACCAGTCGCAAGTAGTTGACAAACCGAAAGCTGCAGTGGGGCCTATGACTCCCCCCGCTCCACCTCCCAAGACAAGTCCGCCGAACGTACGTTCGGCGATCTCACTCCGCCTCCAAACGCTCTGCGTGGACCCATTTGACATGTCTAGCGCGCTTCTCCTAGCATGCATGGAGTTGTTAAATGCGTTTATGAAGTACCACGTCCTTACTCCTCGGTGGGTCGACCTGTCACGTTCCACGGTTCCATCACGCGTTTCGGGTTCCTATCGGGGCTGGGTGAGCTGGATTTGCACCTGGTTCCTGGTTCTTACGGCCATCCCCCTGCTTGGCGCTCCTCCCAAAGTGGTCTCCGTATCTCCAGCCATCGGGGCTACGGGCATACCACTTAACACGGAACTCGTGATCGTTTTCGATCAGGATATGGACGTCGAAGCTGCGCCCATCCCCAGCTTTCCTCAGATCTTGGTCGGCAACACCCGGTTTGCCCCCGACGGCGTGACCTTAACCGGCAGCTGGGAAGAGGACGGCCGAACCTTGCGGCTGTTTCCGCAAAACGACCTGCCCGCCGACACTCTCATCCAATGGACACTCAATCCGGCCGGGATGTCGGGGTTCGTTCCTCCCCTCAGGAACGCTGCCGGTGAAGCGGTCCCTACCATCACGGGCAGCTTTCGAACCGTCGCAGGCGGTGGCCAAGTCCCCACTTTGGAATCCGTCGAACCCTTGGATGGGGAGACCGAGGTGGATCCGGCGTCTCCTTTGACGTTTGTGTTTTCCGAGATGATGAATGTGGCCATCCCGCCTTTGAACGGGAGCGGTGGAGGGGTGGTGGGAAATCTGCTGATCTCTCCCCCCACGGTTACCTACACCGGAACCTGGCAAGCCGATGGGCGAACCTTGCAGCTTCAACCGATAGCGCCAATCCCCGCCAATACGGTGGTGACTTGGACGCTGAATCCGTCCGGGAGCGCCCTGCCCTTCCGAAGCGCAACGGGTGAGAATCTGCCCAGCATCAGTGGAAGCTTTACGATCGTCTCAGGCGGGCCCACCGAAACGAACAAGGAAGACTGTGTGGGCATCGATATCGGCGCAGGGTATTACAGCTTTAACAAGGGCATTTGGTACGAGCAGATCGGGGCTGCCGACCCCGTGGTCAGGTCGCAGTTCCCAAACTTCGTGTCCGTCCAAGTCGGCCCCCCCGATGCCGGCCCGGTAGTCACCGGTGCCAGTCTCACCTTGCCCGGAGGCAGTCGCAAAGATCTGACCGGGTTCTCGTCGCTGTTCTCCACCACGCAGACGGCAACGAATGAGGCGGCACTGGATGCGAGTTTCCCTTCGGGCAACTACACCCTGCGTTTTGACCAAGTCAACCAACCAGAGCGAGTCGTTCCGATGACGATGCCTCCCACGCCGTCGACGGTGCCGCGCATCGCCAATCTGGCCGCTGCCCAAAACATCGATTCATCCCAGAATTTCACTCTCAGCTGGAATGCCTTTAATGCAGCTGGCTCGGGAAATTACATCGTGGTGATACTTTCGGATTCGAGCGGTGAAACCGCATTTATGGCTCCTAACCCGTGCATCCCCCGCCCACTGGCCTCCACGGCAACCTCGGTCGTGATTCCGGCGGATACCTTGAAGCCCGGCTTAACCTACGATGGACTCATCCAATTCGGGAAGAACTTCTACTCCGCGAGCAATGCCATCCCGAACATGTTCGGCGATGGGCGGGTGATGCGAAGCACCTATTTCAAAGTCCAGACGAAGTCTTCCGGAACCAATGTCCCACCGGCAGCGGCACGTTTTGTGGATTACCAACTGCCCACTGATGGACGTCCGCGGTTGACGCTCACGGGTACTGCCGGACGGACCTATACGATTCAGCGGACCACCTCAGTGTCCGCACCTCAGTGGGCCGATGCGGGTGCAGTTGTGATGAGCAGCGAAGGTCGGGCTGTCTTTCAGGACACCCTAACTTTCAGCACCGGCCGGCGCTTCTATCGGGCGGTCAGCCAATAAGAACCGGCAGAGGAACGCCTCAGGAGGCGTTGGAACTCGGGGGCTTGGCAGCGCGAATGAGCTCGGCCTGGTTGTTCTTGAGAACTGCCGCAACGTCGTGGATCGGAGCCAACGTGACGGGCACTCCTCGCTGCTTTTCGGTTTGGGAACGGCGATAATGAGCCAGGGTTTTGCCCAGTTTGACGATCTCTACGAATCCTTTGGGCAAACGCCACACTTGTCCTTCGGCCAGCGTCACCGCTGGTTTGCTCGTTTTTGCGTTTCGTGTCACGGTCGCGACCCTATCAAAAGTGAGGGCTGCTTTCCAGCCTGGAATGAGAATTATTTAATTTTGCTAAAGACGATCGAGCGCACAGATCCCAGGTTTGTCAACTGGGCCGCCGAGGGGCGCAAAAGGCCCCTATACAAGGCGAAGGCTTGCCGCAATGTCTCAGGATTTAGCCGGGCCGGAACGGGACACCGGCCGGTTCAGAGTCACCCACGTCTTGATAGCCAAACCGAGCACAATGCCCGCAAAGAAGATACCCCAGAAGAGAAGGACTCCCATCGATTCAATGCCGCTGGGCAGGTTCATGCCAAACACGCTCGTGAGAGCGGTGAGCGGGAAGAACAGAGCGGCCAGGGTATTGAGACGGCGGCTCTCCTGAAGGGCCTCCTGACTGAGGCGTGATTCGATCTCCGCTTCACGAGCCGTTTGGCATTGGATGGCATTACGCACGTCTTGCAGCAGCAAGTCCAGGTTGCGATCCACTTCATACGCAAGATCTCTCATTTCAATGAGAAAGGGGTCGTTGTTCAGAGACTCCCTGGCTGTCTGAAGTGCCGCATGCAGGTTCGACGCCGTGCGAGCCAAAGGCGTCACCGCTTCGAGGACATCGAACAGCGCTTGAACATCCTTGGCCGATTCGTAATCGGTGCTCAACTTCTTCTCCAGTTCCGCGAATGCTTGGACGTGACGTTTGAGCGAGCCCGGGCCTGCCCCACCACGATTTGCCATCCATTCGCCCCGCTCGTTCCTCCAAAACAGCACACCTTCTCGTGACCGCTCCGCTGGCGATGGCGGCTTATGCAACACCAGCAACACATGCCCGTCAGCGGGGATCGCCCGCTGGCGGCCGTAGGTTGTTTGTCCAAGGCGAAGCTGAATGGCCTGTGGGAGGGTCCAGGTCGGTGGAATGAGCATAGGGAGTGTCCTCGTGGTTATGTTTGTCCAAATCTAGGAGACAGCTGATCATCTATCAATGCCCGGTTTTTCTCAGCTTTTTCTCAGCTTTGACTTGCCCGATCGTGGGCTTTTTGTTAAGGTCTTCGTACCAAATCCCTCTGCGTTCGTCTCGGGTCTTCCCGTGAACTCCGTGGAGGCGTTATGTACAACCCAAACCGTAAAGCCAACCGCCTATGCATCCTCGTCCCCGTGCTAGCTTCTTGTCCCTGGCGATCTTGTGTCCCCTGCTCTGTCAGTCGGCCGGATTGATCACCACGGTGACTCAACTCAATGGCGATACCGACCGACCCGACGCGAAATTCACGGGTCAACGGTTCGATGTTATCAACGGTGGAACCACCCTCCGCACTGGATATACCGTGCCGTCTTACGGAGAAAATGTTCTGGCGATGACGGATCGGATTCACGAGCACAACAGCGCCACCGCCGATCTTCCATTGCCGGATTATCTGCTGGGACGCGAGTATATTCTCATCGCCAACAACAATCGCGATAATCTGAGTTTCCAATTGGACGTGGGCCTTTCCGAACGCTGTGTGGTGTATCTGCTCATCGACAACCGGGTTGGCGACAACAATGCCGCGACTCCCCCCGACTTTTCGTCGCTCATGTCCTGGGTAGTTCGGGATGAATGGCAACCCGTGATCAACGGGTTGAACCGAACCGCCAATGGCGAATGGCCAGATGAAACCGGGTACGATGAGAATGGGGATGGATCGATCAACCAGTACGCGTCGGTTTACATGAAGGTGTTCGAAGCCGGAGAGGTGGCGTTCTCGACCTATGAGATGGGCCAGGGAATCAATATGTATGGTCTTGTTGTCGATTCGGCGGTTCCGCCCTCGGTGCCGACCGACCTGGCGGTGGCCTTGAATGGTGACGGTTCCGTTAAGCTGGGGTGGACTCGCGCCAAGGGGGCCACCTCTTACTCGCTCAAACGTGCTTCACTGCCGGGCGGACCCTACACGACCATCGCCTCTGACCTGCGGGATCCTAGCTACGAGGATACGGGACTGGCCAATGGCACGACCTATTACTACGTGGTGTCCGGCCTCAACGGCTTTGGGGAAAGCACGGACTCCAACGAGGTGCAGGCACGGCCGAATGTGCCCGTCACGGGCCTCTCCGCCATTGGCAGGACAAGCAAGATCTCGTTGGCTTGGAACGCGCTTAACGGTGCCACCAGCTATCTCGTCAAGCGCAGTGGGACGCCCGGAGGCCCTTACAGTGATGTTGCGACCGCGGTGCCGGGAACCCAGTACGAAGACACAGGCCTGGCCGGAGGCACGGTCTACTACTACGTCGTTCTCGGAAACCTGCCGGGAGGAACGAGCGGGGCGTCCGTCGAGGCCTCGGCGCTCACTGCGGCCGGAATGCCCAGTGTCTCGATCGAAACCTTTTCCACGACGGGAC
It encodes the following:
- the sppA gene encoding signal peptide peptidase SppA, coding for MDQQNAPGETSPVPPPIPPVPAAEPEPTQSAPPRQVPPVIAREPQRFSQAGPAPTGSAPRRGRSGLFWLMLILLGGGGLVLLVFLMLGSMLGGLFGGGIPGGPMAATDHGPRLVEIIQEEGDSDERILVIPMEGIITSAPLESVGHSMVDLLKHQLEKAADEDRIKAVILKVDSPGGEVLASDDMYQLLKEFQEKHRKPIIASMANLAASGGYYVSAPCRWIVANELTITGSIGVIMHGFNYRGLMDKVGIRPEVFKSGKFKDMLSGDKREEEISEEERAMVQRMVNETFDRFKAVVAEGRQNANKLNAEEKEVEDRGRTLVPEWMAYADGRILSGKEALRHGFVDELGNFQTAVERTMQIAGLRRPELVEYQPVLDFSHLFRLFGDAKARPVKVDLGLEKSKLRSGYMYFIWPMAVN
- a CDS encoding fibronectin type III domain-containing protein; protein product: MHPRPRASFLSLAILCPLLCQSAGLITTVTQLNGDTDRPDAKFTGQRFDVINGGTTLRTGYTVPSYGENVLAMTDRIHEHNSATADLPLPDYLLGREYILIANNNRDNLSFQLDVGLSERCVVYLLIDNRVGDNNAATPPDFSSLMSWVVRDEWQPVINGLNRTANGEWPDETGYDENGDGSINQYASVYMKVFEAGEVAFSTYEMGQGINMYGLVVDSAVPPSVPTDLAVALNGDGSVKLGWTRAKGATSYSLKRASLPGGPYTTIASDLRDPSYEDTGLANGTTYYYVVSGLNGFGESTDSNEVQARPNVPVTGLSAIGRTSKISLAWNALNGATSYLVKRSGTPGGPYSDVATAVPGTQYEDTGLAGGTVYYYVVLGNLPGGTSGASVEASALTAAGMPSVSIETFSTTGLRVNWTSSDQVVNTFVVEQSADGVNFSEIGRVDSPLRYLIVSDLTPDTVYHFRVQASNDTGSSEFSPGASGRTAATGLYINFAAAAFTDGVSGYPLPGFLNDYGDEFGDRGNGYSYGWDVPNGANARLRNSANSRDRRYDTLNHMQKPQPAGQIWEIEVPAGNYSVRIVGGDPDNVDSVFHYLVEGVLSDRRAPGGGSNFADLTMTVEVTDGRLTIENGPEAANNKLAFIEIQPAVEVRITRAELNAGKLNIEWMGGGVLQSSASLTNPSWQDIATGGSAAIDAQAPAQFFRVVK
- a CDS encoding dienelactone hydrolase family protein; this encodes MKPLLSCIAFALLLSLNLQAAIQTETVVYRSDGVELEGFLAYDKAKSGPRPGVLVVHQWKGLTDYEKKRCEMLAKLGYTAFAVDIYGKGIRPATTADAGKLAGQYKSDRTLLRARVNAGLEALRKSGQVDAKRIACIGYCFGGTTALELARSGADVAGVVSFHGGLSTPSPEDAKKIRGKVLVLHGADDPYVPAPEVTGFQEEMRQAKVDCQFVAYSGAVHSFTHWDAGSDNSKGAAYNEKADHRSWEAMRTFFAELFGEHSR
- a CDS encoding Ig-like domain-containing protein, producing the protein MKYHVLTPRWVDLSRSTVPSRVSGSYRGWVSWICTWFLVLTAIPLLGAPPKVVSVSPAIGATGIPLNTELVIVFDQDMDVEAAPIPSFPQILVGNTRFAPDGVTLTGSWEEDGRTLRLFPQNDLPADTLIQWTLNPAGMSGFVPPLRNAAGEAVPTITGSFRTVAGGGQVPTLESVEPLDGETEVDPASPLTFVFSEMMNVAIPPLNGSGGGVVGNLLISPPTVTYTGTWQADGRTLQLQPIAPIPANTVVTWTLNPSGSALPFRSATGENLPSISGSFTIVSGGPTETNKEDCVGIDIGAGYYSFNKGIWYEQIGAADPVVRSQFPNFVSVQVGPPDAGPVVTGASLTLPGGSRKDLTGFSSLFSTTQTATNEAALDASFPSGNYTLRFDQVNQPERVVPMTMPPTPSTVPRIANLAAAQNIDSSQNFTLSWNAFNAAGSGNYIVVILSDSSGETAFMAPNPCIPRPLASTATSVVIPADTLKPGLTYDGLIQFGKNFYSASNAIPNMFGDGRVMRSTYFKVQTKSSGTNVPPAAARFVDYQLPTDGRPRLTLTGTAGRTYTIQRTTSVSAPQWADAGAVVMSSEGRAVFQDTLTFSTGRRFYRAVSQ
- the metG gene encoding methionine--tRNA ligase; amino-acid sequence: MSKRFYITTAIDYVNGQPHLGHAYEKVITDVIARARRSMGGEVFYLTGLDEHGQKVQQAAVKAGKSPQEYCDGLAVDWQRFAGTLNLTNDEFVRTTQPRHKAVVQAVLNRLHERGHFYVQEYQGWYSSKAETFLTEKDRRPDGTFDPEYGDVVQLKENNYYFKLGQHQQWLIDHIENNPDFIYPDYRRNEVLGFLKNNTLEDLCITRPSARLTWGIQVPFDPDYVTYVWFDALTNYITVPAALGDPGLPEWIRVAAGAGPSSGPSLWPADVHVVGKDIVKFHAVYWPIMLKAAELPLPKKLVVHGWWQKDGQKISKSTGVTVDPVEVINDWGVDAFRYYVVRELSVGPDGNWTDGGFASRYNAELANGLGNLVNRALSMLKKYRNGIVPARHDELAPDAARAVQAVRECYEGYELQEALVNTWALVTRANQYVDQTAPFKLFKDPAQAGRLDEVLYNLVEVCRILAILVWPVVPATSQKMFQQLGLSGTPDRFADSAWGKLEAGHPVGEPAALFPRRDTAPKPSA